A section of the Alkalihalobacillus sp. LMS39 genome encodes:
- a CDS encoding aspartate carbamoyltransferase catalytic subunit produces MNILTMPLLGTDEIHQILEQAQQFLNGDRWQPNRETFVSNLFFEPSTRTKFSFEVAEKKLGLQVLNFEADSSSVIKGETLYDTVKTLEAIGTNVVVIRHERDEYFNELIGTISIPIINGGDGCGHHPTQSLLDLLTIKQEFGSFDGLKVVIVGDIRHSRVARSNAEVLHRLGASVWFSGPKQWIDDSIPYGQYIDIDDAVEMADVMMMLRIQHERHAVKMVTEQNDYHDQFGLTLGREQRMKANSIIMHPAPINRGVEIASELVECPRSRIFKQMTNGVAVRMAVLKRAIEQSGGGIR; encoded by the coding sequence ATGAACATATTAACAATGCCATTACTCGGAACAGATGAAATTCATCAAATATTAGAGCAAGCACAACAGTTTTTAAATGGAGATAGGTGGCAACCAAATCGCGAAACATTTGTTTCGAATTTGTTTTTTGAACCGAGTACTCGAACGAAATTTAGCTTTGAAGTGGCCGAAAAGAAATTAGGTTTACAAGTATTAAATTTTGAAGCCGATTCATCTAGTGTCATTAAAGGAGAAACATTATATGACACGGTAAAAACACTTGAAGCGATTGGTACAAATGTTGTTGTTATTCGCCATGAGCGAGATGAATATTTTAACGAATTAATCGGAACGATATCAATCCCTATTATTAATGGTGGAGATGGTTGTGGTCATCATCCAACACAATCATTGCTTGACTTATTAACGATTAAACAAGAATTTGGTTCATTTGATGGCTTGAAGGTGGTCATTGTTGGGGACATTAGACATAGTAGAGTGGCTCGTTCAAATGCTGAAGTGCTTCACCGTCTTGGAGCCAGCGTTTGGTTTTCAGGGCCGAAACAGTGGATCGATGATTCTATTCCTTATGGTCAATATATCGATATTGATGATGCAGTTGAAATGGCCGATGTGATGATGATGTTGCGCATTCAACACGAACGTCATGCGGTAAAAATGGTAACAGAACAAAATGACTATCATGATCAGTTTGGATTAACATTAGGACGGGAACAAAGAATGAAAGCAAACAGCATTATCATGCATCCAGCTCCGATTAACCGCGGTGTTGAGATTGCAAGTGAGCTTGTGGAATGTCCACGTTCAAGAATATTTAAGCAAATGACAAATGGAGTTGCCGTAAGAATGGCGGTATTAAAAAGAGCGATTGAACAATCTGGAGGGGGAATACGATGA
- a CDS encoding solute carrier family 23 protein — protein sequence MVEKKDVGIHEIPRFDKWLIFSLQHLFAMFGATVLVPVIVGLSPAVALVSSGLGTLAYLLITRGQVPAYLGSSFAFIAPIITAITIGGPEGAMIGSFLAGIVYGIVALFIKASGVKWLMKILPPIVVGPVIMVIGLGLAGVAIDMAMYETVEETSYVLQDEVLEGFTGEVEQYNGPIKQITETISVYNGTYLTVALVTLVITVISAMFFKGFFGLIPFMFGIVGGYLFALTQGLVDFSSVRAANWFAMPDFIVPFVTYTPSFSWQIAWVMVPIAIVTISEHIGDQMVLSKVVGKNFIKKPGLHRSILGDGVATIIASLIGGPPNTTYGENIGVVAITRVFSVFVIGGAAVIAVMLAFVGKFAAFVGTIPSPVMGGISILLFGVIASSGLRMLIDNKINLGVKRNLIISSVILVLGIGGAFIQVNADVQIAGMALAAIIGVILHLVLPGKEDSYGKTPMFEEIEETKETV from the coding sequence ATGGTAGAAAAAAAAGATGTTGGTATCCACGAAATACCAAGGTTTGATAAATGGTTAATATTCAGCTTACAACATTTATTTGCGATGTTTGGTGCAACGGTATTAGTTCCCGTTATTGTTGGATTAAGCCCGGCTGTAGCCTTAGTATCGAGTGGACTTGGTACATTAGCCTATTTACTAATAACGAGAGGACAAGTACCAGCTTATCTAGGGTCTTCGTTTGCTTTTATAGCACCAATCATTACTGCCATAACTATTGGCGGACCGGAAGGAGCGATGATTGGAAGCTTTTTAGCGGGAATTGTCTATGGAATCGTTGCACTTTTTATTAAAGCAAGTGGAGTGAAGTGGCTGATGAAAATATTGCCACCTATCGTTGTTGGCCCTGTCATCATGGTCATTGGACTTGGCTTAGCCGGAGTTGCTATAGATATGGCAATGTATGAAACAGTTGAAGAAACAAGTTATGTATTACAAGATGAAGTTTTAGAGGGGTTTACAGGAGAAGTTGAGCAATATAACGGTCCAATTAAACAAATAACTGAAACTATATCTGTTTATAATGGTACATATTTAACGGTTGCACTTGTCACATTAGTCATTACTGTCATATCAGCGATGTTTTTTAAAGGGTTTTTCGGACTAATTCCCTTTATGTTTGGCATAGTTGGAGGTTATCTATTCGCATTAACACAAGGGTTAGTTGATTTTTCTTCTGTGCGCGCAGCCAATTGGTTTGCAATGCCTGACTTTATTGTCCCGTTTGTCACGTATACCCCTTCATTTTCATGGCAAATTGCATGGGTGATGGTCCCAATCGCTATTGTGACGATTTCTGAACATATCGGGGATCAAATGGTGTTAAGTAAAGTTGTAGGAAAAAACTTTATAAAAAAACCAGGTCTTCATCGTTCCATATTAGGAGACGGGGTAGCAACCATTATTGCTTCTTTAATTGGTGGGCCACCTAATACAACATACGGAGAAAATATCGGCGTTGTTGCGATTACAAGAGTCTTTAGTGTATTTGTTATCGGGGGAGCTGCAGTCATCGCTGTCATGTTAGCATTCGTTGGCAAATTTGCTGCTTTTGTCGGTACGATTCCATCACCAGTCATGGGTGGGATTTCGATTCTTCTGTTTGGTGTTATCGCGTCATCAGGTCTTCGTATGTTAATTGACAACAAGATTAACCTAGGGGTAAAACGAAATCTTATCATTTCCTCTGTTATTTTAGTGCTAGGAATTGGTGGAGCGTTTATCCAAGTGAATGCAGACGTTCAAATTGCTGGTATGGCATTAGCTGCTATTATCGGGGTGATTTTACACTTAGTGTTACCTGGTAAAGAAGATAGTTATGGTAAAACACCGATGTTTGAAGAAATCGAAGAAACGAAAGAAACTGTATAA
- the pyrR gene encoding bifunctional pyr operon transcriptional regulator/uracil phosphoribosyltransferase PyrR has product MARIILDEEAIRRATTRIAHEIIEKNKGINECVLVGIRTRGIYFAERLAERILEIEGESIPVGEIDITLYRDDLTVKTKTKEPILKGTSIPPVTNQKVILVDDVLYTGRTVRAALDALIDMGRPAQIQLAVLVDRGHRELPIRPDYVGKNVPTSKSEKIVAKLKEVDDTDEVSIEQRV; this is encoded by the coding sequence GTGGCGAGAATTATTCTTGATGAAGAAGCTATTCGCCGGGCAACGACCCGAATTGCCCATGAAATTATTGAAAAAAACAAAGGGATTAACGAGTGTGTGCTCGTTGGAATCCGCACGAGAGGTATTTATTTTGCTGAACGATTAGCGGAGAGGATTTTGGAGATTGAAGGAGAGTCCATTCCGGTTGGTGAAATCGACATTACGCTATACCGAGATGATTTAACAGTGAAAACAAAAACAAAAGAACCCATTTTAAAAGGGACCTCCATTCCTCCAGTCACAAATCAAAAAGTCATTTTAGTTGACGATGTCCTTTATACAGGACGTACGGTAAGAGCAGCTTTAGATGCTTTAATCGACATGGGACGACCTGCTCAGATTCAGTTAGCTGTTTTAGTTGATAGGGGCCATCGTGAACTACCGATTCGCCCAGATTATGTAGGGAAAAATGTACCCACATCGAAAAGTGAAAAAATCGTCGCGAAATTAAAAGAAGTAGATGATACCGATGAAGTGAGTATTGAGCAAAGAGTATAA